One Argiope bruennichi chromosome 5, qqArgBrue1.1, whole genome shotgun sequence DNA segment encodes these proteins:
- the LOC129968490 gene encoding epidermal growth factor receptor-like isoform X1 codes for MIICQKILFILYFFILILYPCVGKIWKEDATKGRICIGTTGRMSVPSNRDHHYQNLRDRYSNCTYVDGNLELTWLQDETLDLSFLKEIREVTGYVLISHVDVKRIVLPKLMIIRGRNLFKLNVRNEMFALMVTLSKMENLELPSLRDILAGSVGFYNNYNLCHIRTIKWEEILTGPHAKPVYVYNFTQAERECPPCDSSCEAGCWGLGPHNCQHFSKINCSPQCHQGRCFGPNPRECCHLFCAGGCTGPTQADCLACRNFYDGGVCKQECPNMLRYNPATYQWESNPNGKYAYGATCVKNCPDHLLRDSGACVRTCPVNKKAENHECVACDGPCPKNCEGVDVVHADNVDSFKGCTIIEGSITILDTSFDGFQEVYSDFTFGPLHPKMHPSKLEVFSTLKEVTGYISIQASHPDFKNLTYFRNLESIGGRQLTEYFAALYIVKTSLQSLNMRSLKKVSSGSVAILENENLCFADTINWQSLMKSSSHSILLQSNANATQCRKRNLICHSECSEDGCWGPKSNECLSCKAYKLDDTCVAKCDKANGIYDAGANRCEYCHEECLGQCSGPGNGNCTACRNVRDGPYCVNKCPDTKYNDFGECKPCHPNCVGGCTGPENNISPNGCKSCDKAIVNAFDPNIVEQCLRSDEPCSAGFYVEYIGPQEEGALKSLTGKSVCRKCHQLCKNCTAYGIHYTVCKCLHYLSGEQCEEQCPRDHYADDANQVCIKCADECRGCTGPTTMDCLACRNFRIYDEVNKTLFNCTASCPSDKPYKIFVDNVRDPYCSSEDANAVALHGVEEDHIPAILGGVMGCFIILGIFMAVFSYQWLQRARTKENTVKMTMRMSGFEDNEPLKPTNVKPNLAKLIIVKEAELRRGGILGYGAFGTVYKGVWVPEGKNIKIPVAIKVLREGTCPSASKDFLEEAYIMASVDHPNLLKLLAVCMASQSMLVTQLMPLGCLLDYVRNNKDKIGSKPLLNWCAQIARGMAHLEERRMVHRDLALRNVLLQTPGCIKITDFGLAKLLDINEEQYKAAGGKMPIKWLALECIQHRIFTHKSDVWAFGVTVWELLTYGGRPYENVPAREVPDLLEKGERLPQPSICTIDVYMIMIKCWMLDAESRPSFKELADEFAKMARDPGRFLVIPGDKLMRLPSYTPQDEKEMIRTLSMPIEGNEEIMDAEEYLQPKLDQMGSDSPPPPTPIKKFMEDRGFDGDSLNSSANNSGEMNPNHSNLKCNCPESCGLSHICHNRDNRDTSLSTRYCSDPLTSLERDADRDLFMHPNGASLMHPKEIKLDLPVDQEDYLVPSPRSCTSTGYMDLVGDAKTSVPPFVGNFLPVTTLPHQAVDNLEYHLMKHNPNIPSDVPPTHQKKSNSSDEDTDEHDYYNDYDGLQRELQPLNNHRNETTV; via the exons ATGAtaatatgccaaaaaatattatttattttatatttctttatactaATTTTATACCCGTGTGTTGGAAAGATCTGGAAAGAAGACGCAACAAAAGGAAGAA TATGCATTGGTACGACGGGACGAATGTCTGTTCCATCCAATAGGGACCATCATTACCAGAATCTAAGAGATCGCTACTCCAACTGTACTTATGTTGACGGAAATCTTGAGTTAACATGGTTGCAG gACGAGACTCTCGATCTGAGTTTCCTAAAAGAGATTCGGGAGGTGACTGGATATGTTCTCATTTCTCACGTGGACGTGAAACGGATCGTCCTGCCCAAGTTGATGATTATTCGAGGAAGGAATCTGTTCAAGCTCAATGTACGGAACGAGATGTTTGCGCTCATGGTCACGCTTAGCAAGATGGAAAATTTGGAATTGCCGTCCTTAAGAG atattcttgCCGGAAGTGttggtttttataataattacaatctCTGTCACATACGAACTATCAAATGGGAGGAAATTTTAACTGGACCTCATGCGAAACCTGTCTATGTTTACAATTTCACTCAAGCAGAAAGAGAAT GTCCGCCTTGTGATTCTTCTTGCGAAGCAGGTTGTTGGGGCCTCGGTCCTCACAACTGTCAGCATTTTTCCAAGATCAACTGTTCTCCTCAGTGCCACCAGGGAAGATGCTTCGGTCCGAATCCCCGTGAATGCTGCCATTTGTTTTGTGCTGGAGGATGTACTGGACCCACACAAGCCGATTGTTTG GCTTGCCGAAACTTCTATGACGGAGGCGTCTGCAAGCAAGAGTGTCCGAATATGCTGAGGTACAATCCGGCAACTTATCAGTGGGAAAGTAATCCAAATGGGAAATACGCATATGGTGCTACTTGTGTGAAAAATTGCCCag ATCATCTCTTACGTGACAGTGGTGCCTGCGTGAGAACTTGTCCGGTGAATAAAAAAGCTGAGAACCATGAATGCGTGGCCTGTGATGGACCTTGTCcgaaaa ACTGTGAAGGTGTGGATGTTGTTCATGCGGATAATGTGGATTCCTTTAAAGGCTGTACGATCATTGAAGGTTCAATAACTATACTGGACACATCATTCGACGGTTTTCAAGAAGTGTATTCAGATTTCACTTTTGGTCCCCTCCATCCCAAGATGCATCCGTCCAAATTGGAGGTGTTCAGTACATTAAAAGAAGTCACCGGTTACATTAGTATTCAAGCTTCTCATCCAGATTTCAAAAATctcacatattttagaaatttagaatccATTGGCGGTCGCCAACTCACAGa ATACTTTGCTGCTTTATACATCGTCAAAACTTCTCTGCAGTCACTCAATATGCGATCTTTGAAGAAAGTGAGCTCGGGAAGTGTAGCAATTTTAGAGAATGAAAATCTCTGTTTTGCTGACACCATTAATTGGCAGTCCCTCATGAAGTCATCCTCTCATAGTATACTCCTTCAGAGCAACGCAAATGCAACGCAATGCC GTAAGCGAAATTTAATTTGCCATTCCGAATGTTCCGAAGACGGATGCTGGGGTCCTAAAAGCAATGAGTGTCTTTCTTGCAAAGCTTACAAACTGGATGATACCTGTGTGGCAAAGTGTGACAAAGCAAATGG aatatatgatGCCGGTGCTAACCGCTGTGAATACTGCCATGAAGAATGTTTAGGACAATGTTCTGGGCCT GGAAATGGCAACTGCACTGCGTGTCGCAATGTGCGCGATGGCCCCTATTGTGTCAATAAGTGTCCTGACACCAAATACAATGATTTTGGAGAGTGTAAACCTTGTCATCCAAATTGTGTTGGAGG ATGCACTGGCCCGGAAAATAATATCAGTCCAAATGGCTGCAAAAGTTGTGATAAAGCAATTGTGAATGCATTTGATCCTAACATAGTT GAACAGTGTTTACGTTCTGATGAGCCTTGTTCGGCAGGATTTTATGTAGAATATATAGGACCGCAGGAAGAAGGAGCGTTGAAGTCTCTGACGGGAAAATCG GTATGTCGCAAGTGTCATCAGTTATGTAAGAATTGCACCGCCTATGGCATTCACTACACTGTGTGCAAGTGCCTGCATTATTTAAGCGGTGAACAGTGCGAAGAACAATGCCCACGAGATCACTATGCGGATGATGCGAACCAAGTTTGCATTAAGTGTGCGGATGAGTGCAGAGGATGTACAGGACCCACCACAATGGACTGCCTTGCTTGCCGAAACTTCAGAATTTATGATGAAGTCAATAAAACATTG tttaactGCACAGCATCTTGCCCATCAGATAAACCATACAAAATTTTTGTGGATAATGTCAGAGACCCTTATTGCTCTTCAGAAGATGCAAATGCTGTTGCTCTTCATGGAGT tgaagAAGACCACATTCCAGCCATTTTGGGAGGTGTTATGGGTTGCTTTATCATCCTGGGAATTTTCATGGCCGTTTTTAGTTACCAGTGGTTGCAAAGAGCTCGAACTAAGGAAAATACAGTAAAGATGACCATG agaATGAGTGGATTTGAAGACAACGAACCTTTAAAACCAACTAATGTTAAACCTAATCTGGCCAAACTAATAATAGTGAAAGAGGCTGAGCTTCGACGTGGTGGAATTCTGGGATACGGAGCATTCGGAACAGTTTACAAA GGTGTATGGGTACctgaaggaaaaaatataaagattcccGTGGCAATCAAAGTACTTCGTGAAGGCACTTGTCCAAGTGCAAGCAAAGATTTTCTCGAG GAGGCATATATCATGGCCAGTGTGGATCATCCGAACCTGTTGAAACTTCTGGCCGTCTGCATGGCTTCCCAGTCGATGTTGGTTACTCAGCTGATGCCTCTGGGATGTCTGCTTGATTATGTGAGAAACAACAAGGATAAAATTGGTTCAAAACCGCTACTCAACTGGTGTGCTCAAATAGCTAGA GGTATGGCTCATCTTGAAGAACGTCGTATGGTTCATAGAGATCTGGCTTTGAGAAATGTGCTTC ttCAAACTCCTGGttgcattaaaataacagattttgGCTTGGCAAAACTGTTAGATATCAATGAAGAACAATATAAAGCCGCTGGTGGGAAA ATGCCAATCAAGTGGCTGGCTCTGGAATGCATTCAACATCGCATATTCACTCACAAAAGCGATGTTTGGGCATttg gTGTGACTGTTTGGGAATTATTGACGTACGGCGGAAGACCCTATGAAAATGTCCCTGCCAGGGAAGTACCTGATTTGCTAGAAAAAGGAGAACGTCTTCCACAGCCTTCTATTTGCACCATCGATGTTTATATGATCATGATAAAAT GCTGGATGCTGGACGCCGAATCCCGACCATCTTTCAAGGAGCTGGCGGACGAGTTTGCGAAAATGGCGCGGGATCCGGGAAGGTTCCTGGTGATCCCCGGAGACAAGCTAATGCGTCTGCCCAGTTACACCCCTCAGGACGAGAAAGAGATGATTCGCACCCTTAGTATGCCCATCGAAGGGAACGAGGAAATCATGGACGCCGAGGAGTACTTGCAGCCGAAATTGGATCAAATGGGATCGGATTCTCCACCACCACCCACTCCCATTAAg AAATTCATGGAAGATCGAGGTTTCGATGGCGATTCTTTGAACAGCTCCGCCAATAATTCGGGCGAAATGAATCCGAATCACAGCAACCTGAAATGCAATTGCCCTGAAAGCTGTGGATTGAGCCACATTTGTCATAACAGAGATAACAGGGACACCAGTCTCAGTACAAGATACTGTTCCGATCCTTTGACATCTCTGGAAAGAG ATGCAGATAGAGATCTCTTCATGCATCCGAACGGTGCATCCCTTATGCATCCGAAGGAGATCAAACTGGATTTGCCCGTGGATCAAGAAGATTATTTAGTTCCTTCCCCTCGCTCGTGTACTTCCACTGGATACATGGATCTGGTAGGAGATGCCAAAACTTCAG tGCCACCATTTGTTGGGAATTTCCTTCCTGTTACAACTTTACCTCACCAAGCAGTGGACAATTTAGAGTATCATCTCATGAAACACAATCCTAACATCCCTTCAGATGTGCCTCCAACTCACCAGAAGAAATCCAACAGTAGTGATGAGGACACTGATGAACATGACTATTATAATGACTACGATGGACTTCAAAGAGAACTGCAACCTCTGAATAATCATCGAAATGAAACAACTGTATGA
- the LOC129968490 gene encoding epidermal growth factor receptor-like isoform X2, whose product MDTKIFSLAVAVLALMSFVCAIREEKVCIGTTGRMSVPSNRDHHYQNLRDRYSNCTYVDGNLELTWLQDETLDLSFLKEIREVTGYVLISHVDVKRIVLPKLMIIRGRNLFKLNVRNEMFALMVTLSKMENLELPSLRDILAGSVGFYNNYNLCHIRTIKWEEILTGPHAKPVYVYNFTQAERECPPCDSSCEAGCWGLGPHNCQHFSKINCSPQCHQGRCFGPNPRECCHLFCAGGCTGPTQADCLACRNFYDGGVCKQECPNMLRYNPATYQWESNPNGKYAYGATCVKNCPDHLLRDSGACVRTCPVNKKAENHECVACDGPCPKNCEGVDVVHADNVDSFKGCTIIEGSITILDTSFDGFQEVYSDFTFGPLHPKMHPSKLEVFSTLKEVTGYISIQASHPDFKNLTYFRNLESIGGRQLTEYFAALYIVKTSLQSLNMRSLKKVSSGSVAILENENLCFADTINWQSLMKSSSHSILLQSNANATQCRKRNLICHSECSEDGCWGPKSNECLSCKAYKLDDTCVAKCDKANGIYDAGANRCEYCHEECLGQCSGPGNGNCTACRNVRDGPYCVNKCPDTKYNDFGECKPCHPNCVGGCTGPENNISPNGCKSCDKAIVNAFDPNIVEQCLRSDEPCSAGFYVEYIGPQEEGALKSLTGKSVCRKCHQLCKNCTAYGIHYTVCKCLHYLSGEQCEEQCPRDHYADDANQVCIKCADECRGCTGPTTMDCLACRNFRIYDEVNKTLFNCTASCPSDKPYKIFVDNVRDPYCSSEDANAVALHGVEEDHIPAILGGVMGCFIILGIFMAVFSYQWLQRARTKENTVKMTMRMSGFEDNEPLKPTNVKPNLAKLIIVKEAELRRGGILGYGAFGTVYKGVWVPEGKNIKIPVAIKVLREGTCPSASKDFLEEAYIMASVDHPNLLKLLAVCMASQSMLVTQLMPLGCLLDYVRNNKDKIGSKPLLNWCAQIARGMAHLEERRMVHRDLALRNVLLQTPGCIKITDFGLAKLLDINEEQYKAAGGKMPIKWLALECIQHRIFTHKSDVWAFGVTVWELLTYGGRPYENVPAREVPDLLEKGERLPQPSICTIDVYMIMIKCWMLDAESRPSFKELADEFAKMARDPGRFLVIPGDKLMRLPSYTPQDEKEMIRTLSMPIEGNEEIMDAEEYLQPKLDQMGSDSPPPPTPIKKFMEDRGFDGDSLNSSANNSGEMNPNHSNLKCNCPESCGLSHICHNRDNRDTSLSTRYCSDPLTSLERDADRDLFMHPNGASLMHPKEIKLDLPVDQEDYLVPSPRSCTSTGYMDLVGDAKTSVPPFVGNFLPVTTLPHQAVDNLEYHLMKHNPNIPSDVPPTHQKKSNSSDEDTDEHDYYNDYDGLQRELQPLNNHRNETTV is encoded by the exons TATGCATTGGTACGACGGGACGAATGTCTGTTCCATCCAATAGGGACCATCATTACCAGAATCTAAGAGATCGCTACTCCAACTGTACTTATGTTGACGGAAATCTTGAGTTAACATGGTTGCAG gACGAGACTCTCGATCTGAGTTTCCTAAAAGAGATTCGGGAGGTGACTGGATATGTTCTCATTTCTCACGTGGACGTGAAACGGATCGTCCTGCCCAAGTTGATGATTATTCGAGGAAGGAATCTGTTCAAGCTCAATGTACGGAACGAGATGTTTGCGCTCATGGTCACGCTTAGCAAGATGGAAAATTTGGAATTGCCGTCCTTAAGAG atattcttgCCGGAAGTGttggtttttataataattacaatctCTGTCACATACGAACTATCAAATGGGAGGAAATTTTAACTGGACCTCATGCGAAACCTGTCTATGTTTACAATTTCACTCAAGCAGAAAGAGAAT GTCCGCCTTGTGATTCTTCTTGCGAAGCAGGTTGTTGGGGCCTCGGTCCTCACAACTGTCAGCATTTTTCCAAGATCAACTGTTCTCCTCAGTGCCACCAGGGAAGATGCTTCGGTCCGAATCCCCGTGAATGCTGCCATTTGTTTTGTGCTGGAGGATGTACTGGACCCACACAAGCCGATTGTTTG GCTTGCCGAAACTTCTATGACGGAGGCGTCTGCAAGCAAGAGTGTCCGAATATGCTGAGGTACAATCCGGCAACTTATCAGTGGGAAAGTAATCCAAATGGGAAATACGCATATGGTGCTACTTGTGTGAAAAATTGCCCag ATCATCTCTTACGTGACAGTGGTGCCTGCGTGAGAACTTGTCCGGTGAATAAAAAAGCTGAGAACCATGAATGCGTGGCCTGTGATGGACCTTGTCcgaaaa ACTGTGAAGGTGTGGATGTTGTTCATGCGGATAATGTGGATTCCTTTAAAGGCTGTACGATCATTGAAGGTTCAATAACTATACTGGACACATCATTCGACGGTTTTCAAGAAGTGTATTCAGATTTCACTTTTGGTCCCCTCCATCCCAAGATGCATCCGTCCAAATTGGAGGTGTTCAGTACATTAAAAGAAGTCACCGGTTACATTAGTATTCAAGCTTCTCATCCAGATTTCAAAAATctcacatattttagaaatttagaatccATTGGCGGTCGCCAACTCACAGa ATACTTTGCTGCTTTATACATCGTCAAAACTTCTCTGCAGTCACTCAATATGCGATCTTTGAAGAAAGTGAGCTCGGGAAGTGTAGCAATTTTAGAGAATGAAAATCTCTGTTTTGCTGACACCATTAATTGGCAGTCCCTCATGAAGTCATCCTCTCATAGTATACTCCTTCAGAGCAACGCAAATGCAACGCAATGCC GTAAGCGAAATTTAATTTGCCATTCCGAATGTTCCGAAGACGGATGCTGGGGTCCTAAAAGCAATGAGTGTCTTTCTTGCAAAGCTTACAAACTGGATGATACCTGTGTGGCAAAGTGTGACAAAGCAAATGG aatatatgatGCCGGTGCTAACCGCTGTGAATACTGCCATGAAGAATGTTTAGGACAATGTTCTGGGCCT GGAAATGGCAACTGCACTGCGTGTCGCAATGTGCGCGATGGCCCCTATTGTGTCAATAAGTGTCCTGACACCAAATACAATGATTTTGGAGAGTGTAAACCTTGTCATCCAAATTGTGTTGGAGG ATGCACTGGCCCGGAAAATAATATCAGTCCAAATGGCTGCAAAAGTTGTGATAAAGCAATTGTGAATGCATTTGATCCTAACATAGTT GAACAGTGTTTACGTTCTGATGAGCCTTGTTCGGCAGGATTTTATGTAGAATATATAGGACCGCAGGAAGAAGGAGCGTTGAAGTCTCTGACGGGAAAATCG GTATGTCGCAAGTGTCATCAGTTATGTAAGAATTGCACCGCCTATGGCATTCACTACACTGTGTGCAAGTGCCTGCATTATTTAAGCGGTGAACAGTGCGAAGAACAATGCCCACGAGATCACTATGCGGATGATGCGAACCAAGTTTGCATTAAGTGTGCGGATGAGTGCAGAGGATGTACAGGACCCACCACAATGGACTGCCTTGCTTGCCGAAACTTCAGAATTTATGATGAAGTCAATAAAACATTG tttaactGCACAGCATCTTGCCCATCAGATAAACCATACAAAATTTTTGTGGATAATGTCAGAGACCCTTATTGCTCTTCAGAAGATGCAAATGCTGTTGCTCTTCATGGAGT tgaagAAGACCACATTCCAGCCATTTTGGGAGGTGTTATGGGTTGCTTTATCATCCTGGGAATTTTCATGGCCGTTTTTAGTTACCAGTGGTTGCAAAGAGCTCGAACTAAGGAAAATACAGTAAAGATGACCATG agaATGAGTGGATTTGAAGACAACGAACCTTTAAAACCAACTAATGTTAAACCTAATCTGGCCAAACTAATAATAGTGAAAGAGGCTGAGCTTCGACGTGGTGGAATTCTGGGATACGGAGCATTCGGAACAGTTTACAAA GGTGTATGGGTACctgaaggaaaaaatataaagattcccGTGGCAATCAAAGTACTTCGTGAAGGCACTTGTCCAAGTGCAAGCAAAGATTTTCTCGAG GAGGCATATATCATGGCCAGTGTGGATCATCCGAACCTGTTGAAACTTCTGGCCGTCTGCATGGCTTCCCAGTCGATGTTGGTTACTCAGCTGATGCCTCTGGGATGTCTGCTTGATTATGTGAGAAACAACAAGGATAAAATTGGTTCAAAACCGCTACTCAACTGGTGTGCTCAAATAGCTAGA GGTATGGCTCATCTTGAAGAACGTCGTATGGTTCATAGAGATCTGGCTTTGAGAAATGTGCTTC ttCAAACTCCTGGttgcattaaaataacagattttgGCTTGGCAAAACTGTTAGATATCAATGAAGAACAATATAAAGCCGCTGGTGGGAAA ATGCCAATCAAGTGGCTGGCTCTGGAATGCATTCAACATCGCATATTCACTCACAAAAGCGATGTTTGGGCATttg gTGTGACTGTTTGGGAATTATTGACGTACGGCGGAAGACCCTATGAAAATGTCCCTGCCAGGGAAGTACCTGATTTGCTAGAAAAAGGAGAACGTCTTCCACAGCCTTCTATTTGCACCATCGATGTTTATATGATCATGATAAAAT GCTGGATGCTGGACGCCGAATCCCGACCATCTTTCAAGGAGCTGGCGGACGAGTTTGCGAAAATGGCGCGGGATCCGGGAAGGTTCCTGGTGATCCCCGGAGACAAGCTAATGCGTCTGCCCAGTTACACCCCTCAGGACGAGAAAGAGATGATTCGCACCCTTAGTATGCCCATCGAAGGGAACGAGGAAATCATGGACGCCGAGGAGTACTTGCAGCCGAAATTGGATCAAATGGGATCGGATTCTCCACCACCACCCACTCCCATTAAg AAATTCATGGAAGATCGAGGTTTCGATGGCGATTCTTTGAACAGCTCCGCCAATAATTCGGGCGAAATGAATCCGAATCACAGCAACCTGAAATGCAATTGCCCTGAAAGCTGTGGATTGAGCCACATTTGTCATAACAGAGATAACAGGGACACCAGTCTCAGTACAAGATACTGTTCCGATCCTTTGACATCTCTGGAAAGAG ATGCAGATAGAGATCTCTTCATGCATCCGAACGGTGCATCCCTTATGCATCCGAAGGAGATCAAACTGGATTTGCCCGTGGATCAAGAAGATTATTTAGTTCCTTCCCCTCGCTCGTGTACTTCCACTGGATACATGGATCTGGTAGGAGATGCCAAAACTTCAG tGCCACCATTTGTTGGGAATTTCCTTCCTGTTACAACTTTACCTCACCAAGCAGTGGACAATTTAGAGTATCATCTCATGAAACACAATCCTAACATCCCTTCAGATGTGCCTCCAACTCACCAGAAGAAATCCAACAGTAGTGATGAGGACACTGATGAACATGACTATTATAATGACTACGATGGACTTCAAAGAGAACTGCAACCTCTGAATAATCATCGAAATGAAACAACTGTATGA